In Solanum pennellii chromosome 3, SPENNV200, a single window of DNA contains:
- the LOC107012351 gene encoding uncharacterized protein LOC107012351 isoform X2, translated as MASNASIFTRNSLLSVQVVGFPRLPVSQLHARTRIQPNPPHTTRLGLSSSSISSSTNGLKSLYLSDVGTRWFVSRSKFQMSAVSGDGGGGYGGSGDGNSGGGDNGSNSGGGEGGKNWSLLAWYLSLLEKYPVWTKAVTSALLTLFGDLICQLWIDQVASVDVKRTLLFTFLGLVLVGPTLHFWYLYLSRLVTTPGVAGTLMRLVLDQFLFAPIFVGVFLSSLVTLEGRSSQVIPKLQQEWFSSVLANWQLWIPFQFFNFRFVPQQFQVGEAEFKISMYCQGCEKQIAKIISKIKGVEEFMTDMNNHKVVVKGRINADKVLKKLKKKTGKKVEMVIKEEESKKNSEKKEGDLQLMKQNPRDITEALIIGYCGDSMLYTMFSDENANACSIM; from the exons ATGGCTTCAAATGCCTCAATTTTCACCCGCAATTCTCTCTTATCTGTACAGGTCGTGGGGTTTCCCCGATTACCCGTTTCTCAACTCCATGCCCGAACACGAATTCAGCCAAACCCACCTCATACAACCCGACTCGGACTGTCTTCTTCTTCTATCAGTTCTTCAACTAATGGATTGAAAAGTTTGTATCTTTCTGATGTTGGGACTAGATGGTTTGTTTCTAGAAGTAAGTTTCAGATGTCAGCGGTTTCAGGCGACGGAGGTGGTGGTTATGGAGGTTCCGGTGATGGAAATTCAGGTGGTGGTGACAATGGCAGTAACAGCGGTGGTGGTGAGGGTGGGAAGAACTGGTCATTGCTTGCCtg GTACTTATCTCTGCTTGAGAAGTATCCAGTATGGACAAAAGCAGTTACATCTGCATTATTGACACTTTTTGGAGATCTAATCTGTCAG CTGTGGATCGACCAAGTAGCATCTGTGGATGTAAAGAGGACGCTTCTGTTCACATTCTTGGGGTTGGTTTTGGTGGGTCCAACTTTGCACTTTTG GTACCTCTATCTGAGTAGATTGGTCACAACTCCAGGGGTCGCCGGTACTCTCATGCGTCTTGTACTAGATCag TTCCTTTTTGCTCCAATTTTTGTTGGTGTTTTCTTATCCTCTTTGGTAACACTTGAGGGAAGATCATCACAAGTTATTCCAAAGCTTCAACAG GAGTGGTTCTCATCTGTCCTTGCAAATTGGCAACTCTGGATcccttttcaatttttcaacTTCCGGTTTGTGCCTCAGCAATTTCAG GTTGGGGAAgcagaatttaaaatttcaatgtATTGCCAAGGATGCGAAAAACAAATTGCCAAAATCATATCAAAAATCAAAG GGGTCGAAGAATTCATGACGGATATGAATAATCATAAAGTGGTAGTAAAGGGTCGAATAAATGCAGATAAAGTGTTGAAGAAACTTAAGAAGAAAACAGGGAAGAAAGTGGAAATGGTgattaaagaagaagagagtaagaaaaatagtgaaaaaaagGAAGGGGATTTACAATTGATGAAACAAAATCCAAGAGATATTACAGAGGCTTTGATTATTGGATATTGTGGAGATAGTATGTTATATACTATGTTCAGTGATGAAAATGCAAATGCATGttcaattatgtaa
- the LOC107012351 gene encoding protein sym-1 isoform X1: MASNASIFTRNSLLSVQVVGFPRLPVSQLHARTRIQPNPPHTTRLGLSSSSISSSTNGLKSLYLSDVGTRWFVSRSKFQMSAVSGDGGGGYGGSGDGNSGGGDNGSNSGGGEGGKNWSLLAWYLSLLEKYPVWTKAVTSALLTLFGDLICQLWIDQVASVDVKRTLLFTFLGLVLVGPTLHFWYLYLSRLVTTPGVAGTLMRLVLDQFLFAPIFVGVFLSSLVTLEGRSSQVIPKLQQEWFSSVLANWQLWIPFQFFNFRFVPQQFQVLAANFIALVWNVILSYKAHKEVIVK; encoded by the exons ATGGCTTCAAATGCCTCAATTTTCACCCGCAATTCTCTCTTATCTGTACAGGTCGTGGGGTTTCCCCGATTACCCGTTTCTCAACTCCATGCCCGAACACGAATTCAGCCAAACCCACCTCATACAACCCGACTCGGACTGTCTTCTTCTTCTATCAGTTCTTCAACTAATGGATTGAAAAGTTTGTATCTTTCTGATGTTGGGACTAGATGGTTTGTTTCTAGAAGTAAGTTTCAGATGTCAGCGGTTTCAGGCGACGGAGGTGGTGGTTATGGAGGTTCCGGTGATGGAAATTCAGGTGGTGGTGACAATGGCAGTAACAGCGGTGGTGGTGAGGGTGGGAAGAACTGGTCATTGCTTGCCtg GTACTTATCTCTGCTTGAGAAGTATCCAGTATGGACAAAAGCAGTTACATCTGCATTATTGACACTTTTTGGAGATCTAATCTGTCAG CTGTGGATCGACCAAGTAGCATCTGTGGATGTAAAGAGGACGCTTCTGTTCACATTCTTGGGGTTGGTTTTGGTGGGTCCAACTTTGCACTTTTG GTACCTCTATCTGAGTAGATTGGTCACAACTCCAGGGGTCGCCGGTACTCTCATGCGTCTTGTACTAGATCag TTCCTTTTTGCTCCAATTTTTGTTGGTGTTTTCTTATCCTCTTTGGTAACACTTGAGGGAAGATCATCACAAGTTATTCCAAAGCTTCAACAG GAGTGGTTCTCATCTGTCCTTGCAAATTGGCAACTCTGGATcccttttcaatttttcaacTTCCGGTTTGTGCCTCAGCAATTTCAG GTCCTTGCTGCTAACTTCATCGCTTTAGTGTGGAATGTCATATTGTCATATAAAGCCCACAAAGAAGTTATTGTAAAATAG